From [Flavobacterium] thermophilum:
CCGCCCAATTGTTGTTGCGCCATGGCAACGAGGCGTTTCGTGATCTCGCCGCCGACCGAACCGTTGGCGCGAGAAGTCGTGTCAGCGCCTAAGTTGACGCCAAATTCTTGAGCGATTTCGTATTTCATTTGTTCGAGCGCTTGTTGGGCACCCGGAACAAGCAATTGATTGTTGTTGTTGCGTGCCATCTGTTTTCACCTCCTTGTACGTATAGAATGTGTGAAAACAGACGGCGATATGCAGCAACGCTTCTGGTAAATTTTGAGATTTAGAACAATCCGGCGAACTCGTCAGTCCGTCCGTTTTCTTCGTCAATCACCATCGTTTCCGTCTCGTTGACCGCCTTCTCGAGCAGTGGGGCGAGATCCAGTTCGCGCTCATACTGGAGCACTTTCTCTTTTTTCGGTTTCGTTTTCGGCGCCCGCGGCGTAAAAATGGTGCAGCAGTCTTCGTATGGAAGAATTGAAATATCATGGGTGTCAATGCGCTTCGCCATCTCGATGATTTCCATTTTATCCATCGAGATGAGCGGGCGCAAAACTGGTGTGTTCGTCACTTCATTGATGACGTACATGCTCTCGAGCGTCTGGCTCGCCACTTGGCCGAGGCTTTCGCCAGTGACGATCGCCAGCGCCCGGTGGCGGCGGCGCAAAGCGTCCGTAATGGCCAGCATCGCCCGCCGGGTGGAAATGAGCGAATACTCGTTCGGCACCCCTTGGTAAATGGCTTGCTGCACTTCGGTAAACGGCACGATATGCAGCTTGATCGTTCCGCCGTACACCGTCAGCTTCCGCACCAAGTCAATGACTTTTTGCTTCGCTCGCTCGCTTGTATACGGCGGGCTGAAAAAGTGGACGGCCTCAATTTCCAAGCCGCGCTTCATCGCCAAATACCCGGCAACCGGGCTGTCGATGCCGCCGGAAAGCATAAGCATCGCCTTGCCGCTCGTCCCGACCGGCAGGCCGCCGGCGCCGAAAATGTCGCGGCATGTGACGTACGTGCCGTCTTGGCGCACCTCGACGCGCACGTCAATGTCCGGTTCACGCACGTTGACGGTCAGGCCGTCCGTCTGCCGCAAAATGTGCGCCCCGATTTCATGGTTCAACTCATCGCTCCGGTAGGGAAACTGCTTATTGACGCGGCGGGCGCTCACTTTAAATGTTTTTCCGTTGTGCGGCAGCTGCCGTACGGCGGCGAGCGCCGTTTCTTTGATCGCTGCCAGGTCGTTTTCGCATTTCATCGCCAGGCTGAACGAATGGATGCCAAACACCGTTTTCAGCTTGTCGATGATCGGCTCGTGCGGCTCACCGTTTAATAAAATGTACATCCGGTCGCGCATATATTCAATCTGAATACGGGGAAACGCCCGCAGCTTACGGGCGATGTTTTGTTTCAGCCGCCGCACGAACACATTGCGGTTTTTCCCTTTCGTCGTCATTTCACCGTAGCGGATTAAAATGCGGTCGTACTTCATTTCCATGTCATCCTGTTACCTCGCTTAACGTTTTGATCGCCTGCCTGATGGCGGCCACCGCTGGCGCGATCTCTTCTTGCGTATTGTCAAACGACAGGCTGATGCGGATGCCGCGCTCGGCCCGGTCTTCGCCCAATCCCATCGCCAGCAGCGTTTTGCTCGGCGCCTTTTTTTTCGACGAGCAGGCCGAGGTCGTCGAGACGTAAACGCCGCTTTTCTCAAGCTCATGAACGAACACTTCCGGCTTCAGGCCGGGCTTTAAGGAAAAGTTGATGATATGCGGAGCGGCGCCGTCGCGCGGCGTGTTGATCGCAATGTCCGGAACGGCCGCGAGCGCTTCCAGCCACTTGTCTTTGAGCTCCTTGAGCCGGCCGATGTCCCGCTCATACCGCTCCATGGCAAGGCGGAGCGCTTTGGCCATCGCGACGATGGCGGCGACATTTTCCGTGCCGGATCGGAGCCGCATTTCTTGGCCGCCGCCGGCCAACAGCGGCATCAGACGGACGCCTTCGCGGACGTACAGCGCACCGGCGCCGCGCAGCCCGTGAAATTTATGGGCCGATATCGTGCATAAATCAACGCCCGCTCGCTGCAAATCGAGCGGCACTTTGCTGATGCCTTGCACCCGGTCGACGTGAAACAGCGTTTTCGGATAGCGGGCCAAAAGCGCGCCGATTTCTTCGATCGGCTGCACGGTGCCAACCTCGTTGTTCACATGCATGACCGAAACGAGAATCGTATCGTCGCGCAACGCACGCTCCACTTGTTTGGCCGACACTCTTCCGTCCCGGTCGACCGGCAAATACGTCACCTCAAAGCCGAGCTCTTCAAGCTGGCGGCACGGCTCGGCGACGGACGGATGCTCGATTTCCGTCGTAATGATGTGCCGGCCGCGCTGCCGATACTGCCAGGCGACGCCTTTAATGGCCAAATTGTTTGCCTCGGTCCCGCCCGAGGTGAACACGATTTCGCCCGGCTTGACGCGCAGCATGGCGGCGACTTGTTCACGCGCCTGCGCGAGCAGCCGCTCCGCCTTCATGCCGAGCCCATGAAGGGAAGACGGGTTGGCGAAATAGCTGGATGCGACCGCAACGAACGAATCGATCGCTTCCGGAAACGGCTTCGTCGTCGCGCTGTTGTCAAGATAAATCATCGTTTCCATCCTCCGCTCGTCATCGGCAAATGTACACATAACCATATCATATAAAAGCAGACTGAAAACAGCAACGAAAACACACACGCATTTACAGTATCCGCCAAAAACCCGATAAATATCGGCCGAAACCGATATTTATCGGGTTTTTGCTCACGATTGTTGATCGTTGTCCGCCTGCCACAGCTGCCGCACGCGGTCGAACGCGCCCGGCTCGACTTTCTCCACCGTCGCCACCGCCTGCCGGAGCGCTTCCTCGTAATCGTAATGACGGAACAAAAATTCGGCCTCTTCAAGCCCTTTATGCACCTCCGGATAACGGCGGCGATAGCGGTTGCCGTACTGAATCGTCCGCTCGGCCAAGGCGGCCTGCTCGATCATTTCGACCGTCCGCTCATGCAGCCGCTCGACGGCCGCCTTCGCTTCTTCGAGCGCCCCGTCGACCGCCGGCATGTGAAGCGGCTTTTCTTCAAGGCGGGCGGCGACGGCCTGCAAGCTCGTTTTGGCCTCTGCAAGCTCATGTGAATAAGACTCCGGCAGCCCCGGCAGCCGGCTTTTTTGCACGAGGCGAACCGCTTCGGACAACATTTTCCGCATGTCATCAAGCTTTTCGCGGGCGATCAGTTCATCTTTGCGCAGCGTCTGCAGCATGCGGCGAAACTGTTCATGCTCCTCTTTCATCATGTCGATTTGGGATGTAAGCTGCTCGAGCTCCTCGCGCAGCAGCGAATACGCCGTTTTCGCCTCGGCGGCGCGGTCGTGGATGAGCCAAA
This genomic window contains:
- a CDS encoding Small, acid-soluble spore protein 1, whose product is MARNNNNQLLVPGAQQALEQMKYEIAQEFGVNLGADTTSRANGSVGGEITKRLVAMAQQQLGGARQF
- the iscS_2 gene encoding Cysteine desulfurase translates to MIYLDNSATTKPFPEAIDSFVAVASSYFANPSSLHGLGMKAERLLAQAREQVAAMLRVKPGEIVFTSGGTEANNLAIKGVAWQYRQRGRHIITTEIEHPSVAEPCRQLEELGFEVTYLPVDRDGRVSAKQVERALRDDTILVSVMHVNNEVGTVQPIEEIGALLARYPKTLFHVDRVQGISKVPLDLQRAGVDLCTISAHKFHGLRGAGALYVREGVRLMPLLAGGGQEMRLRSGTENVAAIVAMAKALRLAMERYERDIGRLKELKDKWLEALAAVPDIAINTPRDGAAPHIINFSLKPGLKPEVFVHELEKSGVYVSTTSACSSKKKAPSKTLLAMGLGEDRAERGIRISLSFDNTQEEIAPAVAAIRQAIKTLSEVTG
- the thiI gene encoding Probable tRNA sulfurtransferase, whose amino-acid sequence is MKYDRILIRYGEMTTKGKNRNVFVRRLKQNIARKLRAFPRIQIEYMRDRMYILLNGEPHEPIIDKLKTVFGIHSFSLAMKCENDLAAIKETALAAVRQLPHNGKTFKVSARRVNKQFPYRSDELNHEIGAHILRQTDGLTVNVREPDIDVRVEVRQDGTYVTCRDIFGAGGLPVGTSGKAMLMLSGGIDSPVAGYLAMKRGLEIEAVHFFSPPYTSERAKQKVIDLVRKLTVYGGTIKLHIVPFTEVQQAIYQGVPNEYSLISTRRAMLAITDALRRRHRALAIVTGESLGQVASQTLESMYVINEVTNTPVLRPLISMDKMEIIEMAKRIDTHDISILPYEDCCTIFTPRAPKTKPKKEKVLQYERELDLAPLLEKAVNETETMVIDEENGRTDEFAGLF